Genomic window (Nomia melanderi isolate GNS246 chromosome 14, iyNomMela1, whole genome shotgun sequence):
CAATGCAAGACTTGCAGCGTGAATTAGCTGGGTGAGATAacacattcatttattataatatattctcttTGAACTCTTTAATTATCCTGCACTATCCTTGTACAGCTATCCCActctctggtgatccgagtgaGTAATGTTCAACAATTATTGGTTTAGGAACCACTGTCATTTATgacatataaaagtatttagaaGAAGCTTATAGAACCATTACTCATTCGCAAAGATCATCATGATTTGTAGATAGTTACAAGTGTTACTTTCTAGACCTCTGCTTACTTCTGCAAAGTGGTGTATGtagcatttattttttattttttaaacgagATATATTTACACAGTTTCGTTGTAAATATCGTAATTCTGATAGGTACCGTTAAATGGTATTTatgtttatctttgtttttgCTGTTGCGCGGTgcttgttatatttatttatacttctaACGTATTCTTTCTATTCTCTATCTTTGCTTGCATGATTGGGATTGCAGGGCGCGTCAGCCGAGTCCTTTGCTGCGAGTCAACAGCGAAGATGTGATCGAGCTAACCCCCTCACCCACACAATCCCAAAACTCATCTGTACATCCACCACTTGCTGGTTCTAACTATGTTACTGCTACCTTTGATACCgacatttcgaaaatttaatttcagaaagtgTTAATCACACATAAAAGGCAATAATTAGTTGTTATATCTATCAAGGAAAGAGCAAAGAGGAGCATAGGGCACAGAAATTTTTCTCTGTTATATAGATACTTGTTAACTATTACAATACTTCTATAGACATGTTAAATAATGCTTAATCTATTATCTCACTATTGAATTACTTGTAATTACCAGAAAACagtcaataaattatatttatgaaatgcttaaaaactattattttataaacggGAAAGCTTTTAGTCTGAATAAAGCTTATATTcagaatacaaataatataattaaaattacatcgtTAATACttctgtttcaatatttaactCAGTATCTAAGAATTTGTTTCGTAGTTAATCAATGTTTAATTCCGATGCATGTTATTACATTTTGTTGGTATTAATGCACTGATGTAGAATTTAATGGTTTATGTTCCTACAAAAACAATATCTAATTGCTAACAGTCGtctattaaataatcatattgTTTCGAAATTTCCTCAATGTATCTTGTAAATGTCTAGTTAATATTTATGTCGTCCTATTTGCCAAATTGCTTGTGCTTTTATTCTTtatgttattaacatttttcatttcagttttatCTAGCATGTACATCATACGTTACATAAATTGCGTTAAAAACAAGATCTCATTCGAagtctttgaaatttttctttgaagtaaattttctaaagaattttaataaagtcTTATATTGTGACATTGACATATATCAAAGTGTGACTAGATTGAACAAATTGAATATCATTTAGAAATTTGTACAATATTAACGCAAACAAAAGTTGACCGAATTTTAAAAGCATATTCACCAAACTTATCCAAATTGTAATTTATCCTACCCAGCTTATCTGGGGGCCCTTATCACCCCACTACCCCACCAACTTCCAATGTATCAGCGGAAAATGGTCAGGAACGTGCAAGGGTACTATTTGATTATGAAGCGAAGGATTCTAGCGAATTAAGCGTTGATCAAGACGAGGTAACAAAATTTGTGATTTAGATAAGCAGAAGCATGCTCGCAACGTAGCCGAACAAATGGCATGACTTGTTACAGAAAGTAAGTTTCATGTAAGAACTTCGTTCTTTgtaagatttaattaattttgtttaagaAGTTTATTTCATGCTACGTATGTGCATATgagatatttttttttcattaaagttaattgtttataaataatttattttcaagaaaattataaaaatgttcgataaacataaaaatattttttctatttacttttctattatcaaatgtcaataaacaattaattaaattaattaaaatataaaaacattatttcataTGCACCGATGATCTAATAATTCAACTAACTTGATCTTACaagaaatttatgttatttaatttgaaaatgtaattgaaagtttcattagagattattcgaattattaatAAGTACTGCATTTCTTAGTATATCTAATTGAAAAAGTTATGCATTTTATGGCTGCATAAATTCAGTGCAATGTTCtcaattcattttgattttttatagcatactattatatatttgaggtttaaattattattagaatttatgTAAGCTGTTTCTCAAGGATGTAAGATAGGAATAGAATATTGAAAAGGtagtaatgtaaataaatttttatagatatatgCATTACGAAATTGTTACGAGTTCTTGTAAAGTAGAGGACGATATAAAAATGCGTTGGGATAATACAAtacgtatataatatatatatatatatatatgtatacatatacaatacTCATATCGAATTAGTTTAATTATCTTTTGTTCcagaatttgcatttttataaatttggtattttattttcttaagaatCGTGCATGATATAcataatttagtattaaattttatgtctGTATATTcgctttcctatttttcttaaatttattcttGATGTTTATTACACACGTTTGTTCTGGTATGTCTGTATATTTGTTTGGTATTAAGAATTACTGTTATGCGTATGCATATAGTAAGTTACATATAAACGAACGTATATGTACATTTACTCGAACTCTGCatgtatcaaataaatatatcatttcttctcgttaaatgtattttatttgtttacatCTTCAAACATCTTTCCAGCTTTCCCGGTATTTTAGTTCGAGCTTTTCCAACTACATATATCGAtaatgttttatagaattttacaagATTTAACTCCATCTTTTAGGTAGTTACTGTCTTTCAAATACCTGGTGATGAAGACTACATGATGGGTGTAAGGGGAAATCAACGAGGAAAAGTTCCAAAAGCATATTTAGAAATGTTAATTGTTTgtcaatgaaaattctattgATATTAATGCACATTCCATTGcattgaaatgtttcattttattatctttaacgTGAAATGAAACTGCCTTATGCACTGTCAATATATTACAAGTGTTTCACATTGTGCAATAAGTTGGAGAAATTCTCCCTGttctttaaatgtaaatttacaaaAACAAGTCACTTCCTTATAGAGTGTATTTCTCTTTCTtgaagtatatatataatagtacaaACTATTgtgaaaaagaaaagttattAGCACATTAATTGCATATCAAGAAACGAACGGTCAATTTTGCAACAATATAAACCCTTTAAGAAGTGATTCCATAGGTATAAGTATAAATCAAATGCAGCTAAAGAACTTGTATCTACATTTGTTGTATGTTGAAATcttctataatataaataaaatgaatacctcgttttaaataaagattattcatttaaataataaattatcagaatattttgttttataaatttattgataagtaaagatatataaaattacttcttTTTCGATACACCAACGGTGCGTCCACGACGACCGGTGGTCTTTGTGTGCTGACCACGCACACGGAGACCCCAGTAATGACGTAGACCTCTATGAGCACGAATCTTCTTCATGCGCTCTAAATCTTCACGTAGTTTAGAATCCAAATAAGAGCTGGTAAGCTGAAatagatgaatattttatttcttaaagtgTTATAAAAAGTATGTCattgtaacattattaatagagtattgaaaaaatttaatgttgCACGCTATTAGATCAATTATCAGGGTGTCAGTTAACATATTAATGTTAACAAGCAACCTGCCGTGCAGTTTATCTTGCACGACTACCAtctaatcaatataaaaattcatacgaTTAGTCGTGAAGACGTGCTACTTTTCTTTTAAACCTTAAAAATTAACAGATCTTTGGTAACACTAACATTACATTAACATTATTGTTAAACTCACCTGTGAATATTTGCCATCAACAATATCCTTTTGCCTATTCAAGAACCAATCAGGGATTTTATATTGTCTAGGGTTAGCCATGATGGTAACTATTTTCTCTaccttaaataaaatacttttgtaaagcataccatataaaaaaataaaagattataaagttAGATGAATGTTTGATTTCTGATAACATTAACAGTACATttgtaaaagtatgtataaattAGTTCTTACTTCTTCCTCGGAACATTCTCCAGCACGTTTGTCTAAGTCGATATCAGCCTTTTTCAAAACAATATTTGCATAACGACGACCTACACCCTTAATTGCTGTCATAGCGAACATGACTTTCCTGTTACCGTCAATATTCGTGCCCATGACACGAAGAATGTGTTGGAATTTTTCTGGAATTACGAGCGACTGGAACAaacaagtaaaatattaattaatttgaaaaccaccataaaaattgttgtttatcATTACAGCTACCGCATGAGTTAACCTATACGCAAAGTTGTTACAAAATTGTTACAAAATTTGTCTGAATTCATCACACTCTATTATTACTAGAAATATAAATCACAAAGAAAATAAGATAAGACTTTATAACAAAATCACATATGTAGCAAAGTAGAAAACACAATAAGAATGGAAGATATCGAGCATTAAATGAACAGCATGAAATATACCATTTTactacaaaattcaaaaatattcttaaacttGAATATACAGGTAAACAAGTTATGATTTTCAGTTATGTTTTTCTATATATTACGCAAGATTCACgcgaaaaatacagattttactGAGCACTACGTAAAACTCACCATCTTGCCAATCTGTCAAGCATTAAAAGAGACCAAACCGGAACCGGACTCGTTTGCCTAGAGAGGGCCTCAACAGTCGCTTTTCGAATGTAACAAATTCAACCCTTCAAGCAAAGTAagttactgaattttattatatatttattttaattaacaatgatgtgaatatataatgaataattattataccaagtcttagtaaatatattataaattgtattatatattcttctaACCTACAATATCTGAGACTAAGATGTTGCTGAATTTCCCGCCAAAAGAAAGGGAagcttattataaaaatttcatattatcaAAAACTCTTTAAGAGAAAATAATTCCACATTGTTTAAATTTGATATGTAAATTATTAAGGCGATAgcgaacaaatttttattataatataataacaaaatgtaACACGTATTTACCATCGGTTTAGACCTTGTCAGTTTCCAGGGTTCTCGAACAGATGGCGCCTTCAGTACCATActtagaaattaaaatgttaataattattaaatgttcaatATAATCAATTAACTTAGCTGTATTTCGTGAAATGCCAACAAAGTATCGACTACACTAATTAAATACGACAAAGACTTTTTCACTGATGCAATATTGCATGAAGTATACGTTTCTTCTTTTACGcgagtaaaatttaaatacagagTCAATATGCAGACGATTTCACTTAAAATGCAGTTCACTCGATACCAAAGGAACAActgaaaaaataatgattatatcatacaattaaaattattcttcattTAGCACACAGTaacattaacacattcgctCTTCAATCACTtctcaattttcattaatttcacttACCGTAATTGCTTAATTCCACCGAGATTGTTCCCctcgaaaagaatttttaaatctaaGAAAATCACTGTACAGATATTTTTCTGAGCAACACTCGAACTAAACGCGCAGCGGGTCCGTGGACCGTAAAcagggttaataataaaatgttcgcGAATATTCGTTGCTTCGAGCGTCCAGACGACGATTCGAGCGCGTAAAATCAGATCGATGAAATTGCCAGTTATCGGGAACAGGTCCTCGGGACCtcgttttagaaaaattttcgtGCGCAGCACGGGAATCTGTCTCGCGGGGGTAGTTTCGATAACTCAATAAAAAGTGAAACACTGGGAACGTAGTCGCGCGCACGGCCAGATGGGGAGGACCGTTTTCCAACGGGATACGATTTCCTGCTTGGTTTTCCGAGATTTTCCTCCTTTCATCCCCGAATCCGGCAGGGCGGAGCAAAAACGAGCGTCCAGAGGGTAATCGGGAGGAGGAATTCCGAGGTATGATACCCCTCTGATTCGTTTTACGACGGTCGTTCCCTCGAATTAGGACGGAATAAGAAAGAATTCGTGAATCCGCTGATTTCGACCAATCCCCCGTTATCCTGTACTGcgcgggaggggggggggggtgagtGTTCAACGCGGAATCACATAATACCGGTGCTCCGAGCAGAAACTATTGGAAACAGTTACTGGATTCGTTTCGTTCGAATAAGATTTACCTTATAGAacaacgataaaatagtttgcAATACTTAATAGATCGTTTGAACTTGTACCGGTCGTTTCAAATATTATCTTTCACCATAGTTCTTTAAGAATACGACTGATAGCTGGTCAAATGGATAACAGATATTCTATTCTTATGAACACTGGATCTACTAGATGGATCAAAATCATATTTCTGATTTCTACTTTTAAAATGATCGAAAAGGTACAGGAAATGAACAAAGGTTGAACGCaagcgaataaaatgaatttcctaTTAGAGAATCGAACATCGAGATGTCATCATCGAAATTGAAAGTGTTAATTCTCCGGCCGTGCCATGATACGTGACACCATGATGTTTGCAACGAATAAGCGGGAAGCACCGTCCGTCGTTCTAACAGCACGAGCGTTTAACGATACAGAACACCTATGGGCAGCGGCACGTGCTGACATATGGGCTTTAGGGCTTTGCCGGCAGCCAGCAGTCTCTTTGCGGGGGTGGTAAATGGGGTGTCATCGTGTTAAATGGCCCTGATGCCCGCGGATCCATTCAGAGCATGCCTTTGCCCAGTCTCGAAACCAATTCTTGCGGCTAATTTCCACCGTTTATACGTTTAATTGCCCTTTCAAGCCACCTGGACTACCCTGTAGCCGCAGAACGTTCGGAATGACTTTATTCGATAGAGCCACGAATTGTTGCTTTTATTGATTCTTGAAACGTATCGGCTCGTTCATTGTTCCCTCCGTTGACACCGAGACATTCACTCGAACGAATCAGAGATTCCCCAAGTTTTCGTCGACACGAGCTACCGACCAGTccaattgacttttcgaaatttttctattaacacgttgacgctcaCTTCGAAATCGGTGACGGCTAACGAAAgcaattttctgttttaattagTGACTCTCGGGGAGTGAAATCCACGTGTTTCCAGTTTATTTGGTTCTTAATCTGCCGCATTCCGAACGGCGCAAACAAATTCTTTCGGCTGGTTTTGGACGTTGTTTGTTGAAGAACCTCGAAAAGTTAAGTTATTTAGTACAACGTCTTGTTCCACGAATAGTTTACAGCCTCGTCAGTCCTCTGATCCGCCGCTACACCGTCCTTCTCGCTTGATCTGACGGTTCATAGGTCGAAGCCGGCGATTTCCTTGGCCACAGTTCGCAATTATAGCAAGCGTAACCGACGTTGTAGTTTTATGGCCGGGGGAGCTCTCGCATTGCTCCCGGAACCGAAAAATGGACACCAAAAGGAAACGCTCTCCGTCGAACGCGTTGCAGTGCGGTTTTATGACGGTGAATGAGAGAAGCCGTTTTCACCGGTGAACAGAGGCCTCAGTATAGATCATCTTTCTTGTTACCTGCATCTTTGTCGCCAAGGTCGTCCGCCATTCCCGAAAAATCGACTTTCGAATCGGCTACTGAATGCCCTATTACCCGGCGATACTCTTCCTTCAGGTAACCCATCGCACATAAATCACAAGTCCCTCCTGAAAGCATCTctgtttctatttaattaaaaaatatcagtCGAAAACCAATAAAGTCGAATGACAAGTCTATCTCACAAATGGgttttatagttgtataataAACCTCGAACTTGTTAAACTCGTTAACAGTTCAGGATTCTGTGAAGAATATTCTATTCAGCTTTTGTTACTTTACGGTTAGATCGTTGGCAATAAATTCTTGTAGAATCTAAAATGCGATTTCTCCAGAGAAATTGAATGTTCAGTGTTAAATACTGCCTATACACTTGATATGATTCTATAAACTATTCTAAACATTTTGATCGTTTTACGAACATTTCGATATTCAATGCAACGATTCAACTACAACATTATCgacattaacatttaattacaatattcaggGAACAGAATCTTTTTTAGCCAGCACCGAGAAACGATTTGCGAGTAGAACGCAGCTGCGAATCGGCAGCGCTCCCGCGTCGAACTTTCTACTCCTCATGGAGGTATGATCGGCAATAATGCACAGTACGATCGTGTTGAAACGGTGACCGTGACGAACACCGATTTCCCAGCACGGCAGCATTTTCCAGCAGCCTCCTCGGCTTCGCAAGAGCCACCCGCAATCTTTGTCGGCAAACAGGGCCTCGTAAATTACAGCGCGAACATCTCAATGTTGGCAGGACCCTCGCCCGCCATTGTCTACGGGGTACCGACGTGTTAGACACGCATCCCCGAATATCTCAGTCGCCTGGAACAGCTCTTTCAAACATTCTTGCTGCGCTTCGATCAGAGAactgtatttataatatcagaCATTTTCGATATCATCACACTTTCCAACGTTCGGTAACGCATTCCTTCACGCTGTCAGAATAAAATCGAGTAAACTCAAACATTGTTCAGTTCCTATGAAATTCAACGCAATATTgcttaaatgatattttattttcgaagcaAAAGTTCATTTGCTCGTGAGAAAATCTGTGTTGGTTAAAATCTCAATTGGTTAAGAAACAAGTAACAAGGGATTAGAATAAATAGTAACAAATCAGCATGGTGTTCGAATGAAAAAGAGCTCTAGAAAAATGCGACAGTAAGGTTTGAACAAATGCAAACATTCTACGGTGCCCGTTCCGGTGTGATTTTCTACTAGGCAGCGATTCGTATCATTCCTTTATCCTGAAGGACTAGATACGTCCTCGAGGCAAACACCGTCGACGTTCGCCGGTGTTGGAGCGTGTATATCTTGGGCATGTACAGGAGGCACGTAAGGCTGCGGCGTTGGGGCGCAGGTGGCGGCGTTCAAAGCCAATTATGCGAACGCGCCCCGACGTCGGCGTCGTTCTCGCAAATCCCTATCCTCGCATTTAAACTCCCCCCGTGGAGAGAGGGTGGCTAG
Coding sequences:
- the RpS18 gene encoding ribosomal protein S18 isoform X1, with translation MSLVIPEKFQHILRVMGTNIDGNRKVMFAMTAIKGVGRRYANIVLKKADIDLDKRAGECSEEEVEKIVTIMANPRQYKIPDWFLNRQKDIVDGKYSQLTSSYLDSKLREDLERMKKIRAHRGLRHYWGLRVRGQHTKTTGRRGRTVGVSKKK